The nucleotide sequence TACAGGCCGCAAGGCAAACAAGAAAAAAACACATTGAGTTTGCTGAAATCAATAATATACAATCCATTAATAGTTTCATCTGTAGCAGGCCTTATTTTCGCGGTATTAGGCATAAAACTTCCTTCTGTTTTTTCCAAATTTCTTGATCTTCTTTCAAAAATGTCTCTGCCCATGGCCCTGCTTAGCGTTGGCGCATCTATAACTTTTACTTCTATCGTCAACAATTTGAACCTGCAGACTATAATTATATTCGTAAAGTTGATTTTTATGCCAATTATTGCTTTAATGATTTATACGTTTTTAATTCCAACAACGTTACTGGATTTAAAAATCGGGGTTTTGATCATTGCAATGCCAACCGCAGTTTCGTCTTTTGTTATGGTTAAAGAAATGGAAGGCGATTATGATATGATGGCTAATACGATTACTTTAACAGCTATTGCGTCGATGTTCACTCTCTCGTTCTGGCTGCTAATACTGAAATAAAAATTTGGGGCGCCGTTTTTTCCTTTAAGGGGGACGGGATCCTTACTCAGGAGGTTTTATGGCAAAAGAGTACGAATTAAAAGTTAGGAAGATTCAAAAAGTTAAAACACCTTTTAGGAACATGGTAACAAATGAGTTCCCGGTTAAAAAGTCGGTTCAAATCCTAAAAAAATTGAGAAAATACGAGCCGCGTTCAATGTCCGGCCAGCCGCTGGCGTTATGGGATCGTGCTGCTGGCATCAATGTATTTGATAAATACGGCAATAAATGGCTGGATTTTAGCTCCGGAGTACTTGTTGCAAATGCGGGCCACTCAAACCCTGAAATAAAGAAAGCTATAATAAAGCAGACTCAAAAAGGATTATTGCACAATTATTGTTTCCCGTCCGAAATAAGAGCAACCCTTATTGAGAAAATTGCAAAATTAGCCCCTTATCCGTTAAAAAAAGTCTTTTTATTGACAACCGGCGCTGAATCCACCGAAGTTGCAATAAAATTATCCAGAACCTGGGGATTGAAAATAGGCGGGCAAAATAAAATAACCATAGTATCTTTTTCAGGCGCATTTCACGGAAGAACCATGGGGTCGCAGATGATCGGCGGCTCACCCGATTTAAAAAAATGGATTGTAAATCTGGATAAAGACATGGTTCAGGCCCCGTTTCCTTATTGTTACCGCTGTCCGTGGGGTAAGGATAAATACCAAAATTGCGATGTAGAATGTTTCAATAATTTTGTGAAATTTTTGAAACATAAAAAACTTGACCCTGCAAAAAATATCGCAGGAGTTATTTCAGAAACTTACCAGGGCGGAAATGCTACATTCATGCCAAAAAAGTTCGCCCAACTGCTAAGAGCTTTCTGCAATAAGAGCAAAGCATTACTTGTTTTTGATGAAGTTCAGGCTGGTTTTGGCAGAACCGGCAAAATGTTTGGTTTTCAACACTACGATATTGTCCCTGATATAGCTTGTTGCGGCAAAGGAATATCAAGTTCCCTTCCTCTATCAGCAGTTATAGGGAGACCGGACATAATGGATATGTATGAGCCCAATACGATGACCAGCACCCACACCGGCAATCCGGTTTGTTCTGTTGCTGCTATAGCTAATATTGACTATTTGGTAAAACACAAATTAGCCGAAAATGCCGCAAAAATCGGAAAATACTTAGAAAAAGAATTACTTAAGCTTGTGGAAAAATATCCTGATGTAATGGGATGCGCTCAGGGTAAAGGGCTTGTTTATACTTTACATGTAGTCAAATCCGGAACCAAAGATCCTGATGGAGATTTGGCTCATGATATTGTAGGCAGATGCGTAGAAAAAGGATTGATGCTGTTTTCCCCGGTAGGTACAGGAAGCGCTTCAATAAAACTTACACCGCCTTTGACAATAAATGAAACAGCGTTGAAAGACGGTATAAAAGCGCTGGATGAAGCTATTGCAGACTTAATATAAACCTTTAAACTTTCTGTAAATAAAAAAAGCTCCAGTTTTGACTGGAGCTTTTTATTTAGGTAGCTTAAATTAAATCTGTTATTTCTTTTTTTGTATCAAAAGTTTCCTTGCTTTTTCAACAAAGTATTCAGCGGTCAAACCGAACAGTTTCATTAATTCCCAGGGCTGGCCCGAGTCGCCGAACTTATCTTCAACACCGATCATATCCATCAACAAAGGTGATTTAAATTTTTTGTTGCGTGCGATAGCTCCTGCGACAATATTCCCCAAACCGCCGACTTGATGTTCCTCAGCAGTAATTACAACACCTGTTTCTTGCGCCGCTTTAAGTATTGACTTCGTATCAAGAGGTTTAATTGTATGGATATTTAATATCCTGGTTTCAATCTTAAACTGTTCTTTCAATATCCATGCAGCTCTCATTGCTTCCGGAACCATCGGGCCGCAAGCTATTATCGTAAGCCGCTCTTTTTCAGATTTATAATTTGTCGCAAGTTTTGTTTCAAAAGCGTCTATAAATTTTTCTTTTACACCTCTGAATCTGATAACATTTGCAACTCCAAATTTATAGGGGGTGTCTGTTTTTGTTACCATCGGAGTTGCTTCCCTTGCATATCTGATACAAGCAGGGCCTTTAACTTTTGTAACCGCTTGCGTAGCTTTTTCTGTCTCCATTGAATCGCAGGGAACTACCATGGTCATATTCGGCAAGTAAGCCATGAGCGCAATTTCTTCAAGAGCCTGGTGAGTTGCACCATCGGAACCGACTGAAATTCCCCCGTGCGCTGATGCGATTTTAACATTTAAGTTGTTATAACAAAGAGTGGTCCTGATCTGATCCCAGTTTCTTCCTGTGACAAACACTCCGTAGGAACCGATAAAAGAAGTTTTTCCTTCCTTTGCAAAACCGGCTGCTACAACCGTCATATTTTGTTCGGCTATACCCATGCTGAAAAACCTGTTTTTTCTTTCCGGGTGGTTATTATAAAACTCATCCATTTTTATTGAAGACGTTATATCCGACCCATGAGCAATAACATTTTTGTCTTCACCTATTTTTTCAAGGGCTCTGCCGAATCCGAATCTGGTGGGTTCCATGTCAACTTTCATAACGGCAGGGTCTGAATTCCACCAGTAATTCTTTTTGAATTTCGGGACCATGGCGTCAACTTTTTTTACCACTTTTTTATGATATTCTTCAACCGAACTAAAAATCTGGTCCAATCTTTCTTTAGGGAATTTATCAGCTATACCGATGTTTTTTAACGCTGTTTCAAGCGATTCATCACCGCATCTTCCGTGTTTTGGCGGGACTCCGTGGTATCCTACGACATTTTCCGCGTAAGAAATACATTTCCCTTTAATAGTGTTGAATATTATCACTGTGGGCATGCCTTTTACGGTCTTTGCCAGTTCAAATGCGTCAACTATCTTTTGCATGTCATGGCCGTCAGTAACAATTACGTTCCAGCCGAAAGACCTGTATTTATCTTCCAGCGGCTCAACATTCATGACTTGCGCGACAGGCCCGTCTATCTGGAGTTTATTTCTGTCAATTATGCCTAATAGGTTGTCCAGGTTATAGTGCGCAGCTGACATGGCTGCTTCCCACACAGAACCTTCCTGCTGTTCGCCGTCACCCATAATGCAATACACCCTGTAATCTTTATTTTCGAGTTTTGCGTTTAAAGCGCTGCCGACAGACACGCCAAGCCCCTGGCCCAGGGATCCGCTCGAAATTTCTATACCGGGAAGTTTAAATCTGTTAGGATGTCCTTCAAAACCCGACCAAAGTTTTCTTAATTTTGCTGTTTCTTCAATATTGTAATAACCTGCGGCTCCAAGCGAAACATAAAGCGCAGGAGCTTTGTGGCCTGCTGACCAGAAAGCCCTGTCTCTGTCAGCCCAATCAGGGTTTTCAGGATCGTGTTTCATTACTTTTAAATATAACGCGGCAGAAATATCCATGATTGACATGGTCCCGCCGGTATGGCCGGATTTTGCCAAGGTAATGCCTATCATGTTCCAGGCACGCATTTCTTTTGTTTTCTCAACCAATTCATGGATTGTGTAGTCTTTTCTTAGCTTGCCTGTCTTCGAATTCATCAATGCCATTTTTTAATTCTCCTTTTTAAACTCTGTTCCAGGCTTCCCTTAGAACTCTTTTTGAGTTAGCTATAAGAACTTCCGGGTTTTCTCCGGGAAGCGGTTTGACCTCAAAACTTACTATTGGAAGATTGTCTGTTTTTTTGCCCAAATACCCGACATCAAATAAACATTTGAGGAAATCCGTCAGTTCTTTTACCCCGTTTTCACCTGTTGAAATACCAAATCTTGGGTGCTGGTCGCCGTATCCCGGAGCGTTTTTGTCTTTCATTATAGCATTGCCCATGTGCGCGTGGACTAAGTAATCTTTTACCGCGGAAAGAGATTGCTTGGGTGTTTCGTACAACAACGGCATATGACTTAAATCAACCATAAGCCCGAAATTTTTGCATTCTTTTCTTACTTCTTTCGCAATTTTAGCTGCTTCATCGGAAGGGCCGATCAGAGATTTTTTATCTATGTCGCGGTCAAAGGTTTCAAGTACGAAATTAAGATTTTTTGTAGCCGCATATTTAGAAAGTT is from Elusimicrobiota bacterium and encodes:
- a CDS encoding AEC family transporter, which translates into the protein MILIINIIFPIFGVIGLGYLLKRKNFLTQESINVMNRLLYFFGLPALIFLSIVQFEFDKVFNLASVTGIIITTVLTCILAWACSGFIKINAQRGSFILGCFRTNMAYVGFPIITNLYGNLGLAKAAIIGGAFAIVAVILSVIILEYYRPQGKQEKNTLSLLKSIIYNPLIVSSVAGLIFAVLGIKLPSVFSKFLDLLSKMSLPMALLSVGASITFTSIVNNLNLQTIIIFVKLIFMPIIALMIYTFLIPTTLLDLKIGVLIIAMPTAVSSFVMVKEMEGDYDMMANTITLTAIASMFTLSFWLLILK
- a CDS encoding aspartate aminotransferase family protein → MAKEYELKVRKIQKVKTPFRNMVTNEFPVKKSVQILKKLRKYEPRSMSGQPLALWDRAAGINVFDKYGNKWLDFSSGVLVANAGHSNPEIKKAIIKQTQKGLLHNYCFPSEIRATLIEKIAKLAPYPLKKVFLLTTGAESTEVAIKLSRTWGLKIGGQNKITIVSFSGAFHGRTMGSQMIGGSPDLKKWIVNLDKDMVQAPFPYCYRCPWGKDKYQNCDVECFNNFVKFLKHKKLDPAKNIAGVISETYQGGNATFMPKKFAQLLRAFCNKSKALLVFDEVQAGFGRTGKMFGFQHYDIVPDIACCGKGISSSLPLSAVIGRPDIMDMYEPNTMTSTHTGNPVCSVAAIANIDYLVKHKLAENAAKIGKYLEKELLKLVEKYPDVMGCAQGKGLVYTLHVVKSGTKDPDGDLAHDIVGRCVEKGLMLFSPVGTGSASIKLTPPLTINETALKDGIKALDEAIADLI
- a CDS encoding transketolase is translated as MALMNSKTGKLRKDYTIHELVEKTKEMRAWNMIGITLAKSGHTGGTMSIMDISAALYLKVMKHDPENPDWADRDRAFWSAGHKAPALYVSLGAAGYYNIEETAKLRKLWSGFEGHPNRFKLPGIEISSGSLGQGLGVSVGSALNAKLENKDYRVYCIMGDGEQQEGSVWEAAMSAAHYNLDNLLGIIDRNKLQIDGPVAQVMNVEPLEDKYRSFGWNVIVTDGHDMQKIVDAFELAKTVKGMPTVIIFNTIKGKCISYAENVVGYHGVPPKHGRCGDESLETALKNIGIADKFPKERLDQIFSSVEEYHKKVVKKVDAMVPKFKKNYWWNSDPAVMKVDMEPTRFGFGRALEKIGEDKNVIAHGSDITSSIKMDEFYNNHPERKNRFFSMGIAEQNMTVVAAGFAKEGKTSFIGSYGVFVTGRNWDQIRTTLCYNNLNVKIASAHGGISVGSDGATHQALEEIALMAYLPNMTMVVPCDSMETEKATQAVTKVKGPACIRYAREATPMVTKTDTPYKFGVANVIRFRGVKEKFIDAFETKLATNYKSEKERLTIIACGPMVPEAMRAAWILKEQFKIETRILNIHTIKPLDTKSILKAAQETGVVITAEEHQVGGLGNIVAGAIARNKKFKSPLLMDMIGVEDKFGDSGQPWELMKLFGLTAEYFVEKARKLLIQKKK
- a CDS encoding sugar phosphate isomerase/epimerase, which codes for MKDSIHDYMKVGIIHFMIYPETMKGEGPILETLQKICEDDFFSAVEVSWMKDPEIRKKARAMLEQSHLTVAYGAQPTLLINKYNVNSIDPVERKKVVDFLKERINEAEELGAKAVAILSGADPGPEKREEAKKALISSLIELSKYAATKNLNFVLETFDRDIDKKSLIGPSDEAAKIAKEVRKECKNFGLMVDLSHMPLLYETPKQSLSAVKDYLVHAHMGNAIMKDKNAPGYGDQHPRFGISTGENGVKELTDFLKCLFDVGYLGKKTDNLPIVSFEVKPLPGENPEVLIANSKRVLREAWNRV